The Haloferax volcanii DS2 genome contains a region encoding:
- a CDS encoding phospholipase D family protein, which translates to MESNFSMFDGTPICSDFTAAAVISEPDRLHYLRIGLAILGSTIESDSEEASDHRLAAVVDVPGLPVPVRDRSYSFTRSQLNAVLAAFDERLSPREFNAISSALCNAGFAHEMTTSQGYAHYEIQVVSPLGVLRIIDQLLIANVSAPDVIADSNASSSSAELVATLPADVQSKLPHSVRPIRISIRRYLAEATDTVRIANPYFDDTEHVLNDLAALPRRGVDLKMVTREVDVDNPNQSAVNAIENITGQLSDDERKHLFVRDFYDTNQHDKQIGATHAKAVIIDEQVAYLGSANLTRLSLTGNFELGVLLRGEAVPDLVAVFDAMFDYSRPIPI; encoded by the coding sequence ATGGAATCTAATTTCTCGATGTTTGATGGAACGCCGATTTGCTCTGATTTCACAGCGGCAGCCGTGATAAGTGAACCCGACCGCTTACACTACCTCCGGATCGGTCTCGCAATCCTTGGGAGCACCATAGAATCAGACTCAGAAGAAGCTTCAGACCATCGATTAGCAGCGGTCGTGGACGTTCCAGGTCTTCCTGTGCCAGTCAGAGATCGGTCATATTCGTTCACCCGATCTCAATTGAATGCCGTACTCGCGGCCTTTGACGAACGGCTTAGCCCACGAGAGTTCAACGCTATCTCCTCTGCACTTTGTAACGCTGGTTTTGCCCATGAAATGACAACCAGCCAAGGGTACGCTCATTACGAGATTCAAGTAGTCTCTCCCCTTGGTGTGCTACGAATCATCGACCAATTACTCATTGCGAACGTTAGTGCTCCTGACGTAATTGCCGATTCTAATGCCAGCTCTTCATCTGCTGAATTAGTCGCGACTCTCCCTGCAGATGTTCAATCGAAACTACCCCACTCAGTCCGTCCGATACGCATCTCTATTCGGCGCTACTTGGCTGAAGCAACGGATACAGTCCGAATCGCAAATCCATATTTCGACGATACCGAACACGTGTTGAACGATCTAGCGGCACTTCCTCGTCGTGGCGTAGACCTCAAGATGGTGACGCGTGAAGTTGATGTCGATAATCCAAACCAATCAGCAGTCAACGCTATTGAGAACATCACCGGGCAGCTTTCGGACGATGAGCGGAAGCACCTCTTCGTACGAGACTTTTACGACACCAACCAACATGACAAGCAAATCGGGGCCACGCATGCAAAAGCAGTCATCATCGACGAGCAAGTCGCGTATTTGGGTAGTGCAAATCTCACTCGACTATCGTTGACTGGCAATTTTGAATTAGGCGTATTGTTACGTGGTGAAGCAGTACCCGATCTCGTCGCGGTATTCGATGCTATGTTCGACTATTCAAGGCCAATCCCCATCTAA
- a CDS encoding HNH endonuclease: MAADWTVQHHTGEFSSDTKQNLRNLYSGHCAVCGQKRESPFGHLEAEAAHIHPAQHGGPDTEANGLLLCRQCHWGFDSGWLSLTDDARIIVSNDDAADGYEYFQQFSNDPIEPPRVNDLEPLPRFTQIHRKLSGFDPINTGDQLTIGGLRSGKVRLIDGRQVIVEGSTDKALVVNCEVTSVGSQTVRCSHQTTLEQRVETDSGRTESPFKLDPVDYSFDKLEEYVREIKRDYSGVVQKWEWGRLFRNGRTKYGLSHKDIADTINVEGASELQVQRAERVYEMFPDRGYEGNEIPFSAIAELQRIFPNTEDARAAYDCIAATDISLTTMETRAWVELLLSESEVTRETVRDSVEEYVPKSNVGLSERVSRILAVHNEYLSTFTPS; this comes from the coding sequence ATGGCTGCAGACTGGACGGTTCAGCACCACACGGGTGAGTTCTCGTCCGATACAAAACAGAATCTACGCAATCTGTATTCAGGGCACTGTGCAGTGTGCGGACAAAAACGTGAATCTCCCTTTGGGCACCTTGAGGCAGAAGCTGCACACATCCATCCCGCACAACACGGAGGACCGGATACAGAAGCGAACGGCTTGCTTCTCTGCCGACAATGCCACTGGGGCTTCGATTCCGGCTGGCTCAGTCTGACAGACGATGCCAGAATCATCGTCTCAAACGACGACGCTGCGGATGGCTACGAGTACTTTCAACAATTCAGTAACGACCCTATTGAACCACCCCGCGTGAACGATCTTGAGCCGTTGCCACGCTTCACACAGATCCACCGCAAGCTCTCTGGGTTCGACCCTATCAACACTGGCGACCAACTAACCATCGGCGGACTACGCAGTGGGAAGGTACGTCTCATTGACGGGAGACAGGTCATCGTCGAAGGGAGCACAGACAAAGCACTCGTCGTCAACTGCGAGGTTACAAGTGTAGGTTCGCAAACAGTCCGCTGTTCTCATCAGACTACCCTCGAGCAAAGAGTGGAAACTGACTCTGGTCGAACCGAGTCTCCGTTCAAATTAGACCCGGTGGACTACTCATTTGACAAACTCGAGGAGTACGTGCGCGAGATCAAGCGGGACTATTCGGGTGTTGTCCAAAAATGGGAATGGGGGCGTCTGTTCCGTAATGGGCGAACAAAATATGGATTGTCACATAAGGACATCGCGGATACAATCAATGTAGAAGGGGCCAGCGAACTGCAAGTTCAACGGGCAGAACGGGTGTACGAGATGTTCCCTGACCGCGGCTATGAGGGTAACGAAATCCCATTTTCCGCAATCGCTGAACTACAACGTATCTTCCCGAACACCGAAGATGCCCGTGCAGCATATGACTGTATCGCCGCGACGGACATTTCCCTGACGACGATGGAAACGCGCGCGTGGGTTGAACTTCTATTGTCCGAGAGTGAAGTGACTCGTGAAACGGTCAGAGACTCCGTAGAAGAGTACGTGCCGAAATCTAATGTCGGGCTGAGTGAACGCGTTAGTCGAATCCTCGCAGTCCACAATGAATACCTGTCAACGTTTACCCCGAGTTAG
- a CDS encoding helix-turn-helix domain-containing protein produces the protein MSESHSGTADAGPFAEQQRLFKLLSQDTRHLIIQELLGHPAHLMSLAELEYMTGKSQAAIKDQLETLIDAGLLARYTYEPSEEKRDLPSQFYGFTARGVEVLYDYKYLRGLPVARALYENTRKTEKVERHESAPRPELPVAVSEALEFDEPDLDAVDGSTNQ, from the coding sequence ATGAGCGAGAGTCACAGCGGAACAGCCGATGCGGGTCCATTCGCGGAACAGCAACGGCTGTTCAAGCTACTGTCCCAAGATACGCGCCACCTCATCATCCAGGAACTGCTGGGCCATCCCGCCCATCTCATGTCGCTCGCCGAACTCGAGTACATGACTGGGAAGAGTCAGGCGGCCATCAAAGACCAGCTGGAGACGCTGATCGACGCCGGACTCCTCGCACGCTATACATACGAACCGAGCGAGGAGAAACGCGATCTCCCCTCGCAGTTCTACGGTTTCACAGCGCGTGGTGTCGAAGTCCTCTACGACTACAAGTATCTCCGTGGGCTTCCGGTCGCTCGAGCCCTCTACGAGAACACCCGTAAGACAGAGAAAGTTGAACGCCACGAATCGGCACCGCGACCGGAACTTCCAGTGGCGGTTTCGGAGGCACTCGAGTTTGACGAACCTGATCTCGATGCCGTCGACGGTAGTACGAACCAATAG
- a CDS encoding IS4 family transposase, whose translation MGSMTYSPPDSVIVDRIQRAFPSDELRERARATNLVQRERKFDIVALFYTLSFGFAAGSDRSLQAFLERYVEMADCDELSYASFHDWFEPGFVALLREILDDAIENLDTGREDLNGRLERFRDVLIADATIVSLYQDAADIYTATGDHQAELKLHLTESLSTGLPTRFRTTDGTTHERSQLPTGEWVADALILLDLGFYDFWLFDRIDKNDGWFVSRVKDDANFEIVEELRTWRGNSIPLEGESLQAVLDDLQRQEIDVRITLSFERKRGSGASATRTFRLVGLRNEKTDEYHLYLTNLARESYSAPDIAQLYRARWEVELLFKELKSRFGLDEIKTTDGYIIEALIIMSAISLMMSRVIVDELRSLEARQREGEAAADADSSASRLPRRRCSLAVERHAHLIQLYLMVELGYGLPDLDELLLWASRNPNPHRDRLREQVERGEFGFDRY comes from the coding sequence GTGGGAAGTATGACCTACAGCCCACCGGATTCGGTCATAGTTGACCGGATTCAAAGAGCGTTTCCCTCTGATGAGTTGCGCGAGCGCGCTCGCGCAACGAATCTCGTCCAACGAGAGCGGAAATTCGACATCGTTGCGCTGTTCTACACACTCTCGTTTGGCTTCGCTGCTGGCTCAGACCGCTCTCTCCAAGCATTTCTCGAACGCTACGTCGAGATGGCTGACTGTGACGAACTCTCCTACGCATCGTTCCACGACTGGTTCGAACCAGGATTCGTTGCACTCCTTCGAGAGATTCTCGATGACGCAATCGAGAATCTCGATACCGGACGAGAAGATTTGAACGGCCGTCTCGAACGCTTTCGAGACGTCCTCATTGCTGACGCAACCATCGTTTCGCTGTACCAGGACGCCGCTGATATCTACACAGCAACCGGCGACCATCAAGCCGAACTGAAACTTCACCTCACCGAATCTCTCTCGACTGGGCTCCCGACACGATTCCGGACAACCGATGGGACGACTCATGAACGGAGTCAGCTACCCACCGGCGAGTGGGTAGCTGACGCCCTCATTCTCCTTGATTTGGGCTTTTACGACTTCTGGCTGTTCGACCGCATCGACAAGAACGACGGTTGGTTCGTCTCTCGTGTCAAAGACGACGCGAACTTCGAGATTGTCGAAGAACTGCGAACGTGGCGAGGCAACAGCATTCCGCTGGAAGGAGAGTCGCTGCAGGCCGTCCTCGACGACCTGCAGCGACAGGAGATCGACGTCCGCATCACGCTCTCGTTCGAGCGCAAACGAGGGTCGGGCGCCAGCGCGACCCGGACGTTTCGACTGGTCGGACTACGTAACGAGAAGACCGACGAGTATCATCTGTATCTGACGAATCTGGCGAGAGAAAGCTACAGCGCGCCCGATATCGCGCAGCTCTATCGGGCGCGCTGGGAGGTCGAACTGCTGTTCAAGGAGCTGAAATCGCGGTTCGGCTTGGACGAGATCAAGACGACCGACGGCTACATCATCGAGGCGCTGATCATCATGTCGGCAATTTCGCTGATGATGAGCCGTGTAATCGTGGATGAGTTGCGGTCACTTGAGGCAAGACAGCGAGAGGGCGAAGCCGCCGCAGACGCCGACTCGTCGGCGTCGCGGCTCCCTCGGCGTCGCTGTTCGCTAGCCGTCGAACGCCACGCTCATCTGATCCAACTGTATCTCATGGTTGAGTTGGGCTACGGACTGCCGGATTTGGACGAGCTGTTGCTGTGGGCGTCACGAAATCCAAATCCACACAGAGATCGGTTACGCGAGCAGGTTGAACGAGGTGAGTTCGGCTTTGATCGCTACTAA